The stretch of DNA GTAGGGCAAACGCAAACGCCGCTGATATGGTTTCCTTTTGGAACTGGCACGCGCTCCCTCAGCCTTGACTTACTAGCTCGGCCCTAGTGCTTACCAAAAGCATCAGGGCCTCTTGACGTACCTTGTGCAGAGCAGACTGCACTTTGGCATACTCGCCTTCAAGCCGTGAAAGGTCATTCTCTGCTGCGAGTGGCTGCCCTTGTGACCTATGCTCAAGCTGCTCGCACAGCTGAGCCAGCACAGTTGCACCTACCGTCGCGCTTCCTGATTTAAGCGTATGGGCCGACCGCCGAAAGGTAGCAGTGTCTTGAGCAACAGATGAAGACCGAATTGCCTGCAACAGCTTTGGTGCCTCATCTAAATAACAGTCGATTGCTTCTACAAGAAACTCGGGTGCAGAGTCACCCGCCAAGTGCCGGAGCTGATCCAACGACTCCGGGTCTAAAACACCTTTTTCCGTTGCTTCAACTTCAGGGCTGGAAGCGAGATCTGAAGTTGAAGCAATAGCAGACCTTTCTGAGGCAGCAATATTCAGTGGAGAACAACGCCTGAGGGCAGCTATCAGCTCTTCTCTACGAATGGGTTTGCTGATGTAGTCATCCATCCCGGCTGCCAAACACTGTTCGCGATCGCCCTGCATTGCATTGGCAGTGATCGCAATAATGCGGGGCCGGGTTTCTGCGCTCCACCCCTGACAGATGTGCTGAGCCGCAGTTAATCCATCCATTTTGGGCATTTGTACATCCATCAGCACAACATCATAAGGCTGATGGTGCAGCGCTGTTAGCACTTCTAACCCATTTGTTGCTAAATCCGCGTGGTAGCCCATCCTCAGCAGCAACAGCAGCAGCATTTTTTGGTTGACGATATGGTCTTCTGCCAGCAGGATTTTAAGCGGCAGAGTTTGGGCTAAAACAGGTATTTGCGCTGCTCGCTCAGGTGGGCAACTCGTAGCGTCAGCAATAGCACGCGCAACGAAAGTGAAATAAAAGGTAGACCCCTGGTCTGCTTGACTTTCCATCCACATGTGCCCCCCCATCAGCTCACTTAATCGGCTGCTGATAGCCAATCCTAATCCTGTTCCTCCATACTCCCGCGTGACTGACACATTAACCTGGCTAAATGCTTTAAATAGCTGGTCATGGCGATCGCTCGGAATGCCAATTCCGGTGTCTCGTACCGCAAACTGAATTTCGTAAAGTCCTTCAGCTTCTGTGCCTAGCCTTGATCGATTCGCAACCGCTTCAGTCTTTAGCTGCTGCGCTGTCGCCGTTACAACAACTTCTCCAGACTGAGTAAACTTGACTGCGTTGTTCAGGAGATTGACTAAAATTTGGCGAAGACGAGTCACATCCCCAACAACGGTGTTAGGTATATACCCCTCAACAAGATAGGCTAACTCTAGCCCTTTGGCAGCCGCTTGAGGAGCCAACAAATCAATCGCCTCTTTCACACATCTCCCTAAATTAAGCGGCTGTGCTTCTAGCTCCAGTTTGCCAGATTCAATTTTTGAGAAATCGAGAATATCATTGATGATAGTTAGCAGTGCTTCGCTGCTGTTGCAAATAGTTTCTACAAAATCTTGCTGCTGTGCTGTTAAAGGGGTATCTAACAACAGCTCTGTCATACCCACTACGCCATTCATCGGGGTACGAATCTCATGGCTCATCATTGCTAAAAAGGCGCTTTTAGCCCGATTGGCGGTTTCGGCCTCTCGTCTCGCTTGCTCAAGCGCAATATTCTGGTCAAACGCCTGATGAAGCTGTTGCTGAAGCGCAAGATTCACCTGCTGCCGTTCAATTTCGCCGCCACACCACTGCGCCATGAGCCTGAGCAGTTCTCGATCAAAAGCTTTGAAAGGAGCCCGGCGGGGAGTTCGACTGTAAAAACAAAGCGTCCCGTAGATTTTTCCATTCACCCAAAGACGGCTGCCGATATAGCTCTCTATTTGCAGGGCAGCATAACAGGGATGAAAGCACCACGCTGATTGATTAGCATGAACGATGTCAACAGGCTCTGAAGATTTTAAGGTTTCTACGCAATACGTTTGCTTGACATCAAAAACATCATTAGGAGCAATCGAATTGTCAGGCGTTTGAACGCTGATAACTTCATAACGATTGTCCTCAATGTGAGCCAAAACTCCAAAGTCAAGACCAAAATGACGGCAGCCTATGCCTAAGAGCTGCTGGAAACGCTCTTCAGCGCTAAGAGACTGAGCAATTGTGACCTCATACAGCTCTCGAATGACAGTTTCACTTTCTCGTAGTGTGGTCTCAATTTGCTTACGATTGGTGACATCTCGAATGATTACCAGAACTGCAGATACGCTGCTAGCCGCAACAACTAGCATCAGGATTTGAGGGCTAGTTGCAAGGTTCCAGCAGGATGCCCCCGCCATAGCAATTAGGAGCAGCAACGCTGTGGTTAGACCCGCTGCTATCTTGTTCCTGGTAGAGAGGTTCATACAAGTTACCCGTAACACAATCTGACGAGGCAGCTTCATCTGAAGAGACCCATAGTTGTGGGCTCGGGGTCTCAAGTCACAGCTAGGGGCCTTTTCCAGGCACCCTGCTATAAAACCGCTTCATCCGTAAAGAGTGCCCAGAATCGTTGAAATCAAAAACTGTGTAGCTGTAAATAGGGATGTTGGAGGAGCACAAGCTGTGAACGCCTTGTCATAAACCGAGCCATAGCTGCCCACTATCTCATTGTAAAAATTGATTAACATCCAGCCAACGCCAGCCCAGCGCTAATCAGACGACCATTACGGGAATGCTAATTAGGCTAAGAGGCGCTTTGAGATGACTACTCATCAACCTCTCAGCTATTTGTCTGTGTGCATTGCCATCCCCGTAGTCTCTATGTTTCCTGACCCCAATATTGGCCCTCCGGCAGCTTCCTTTAAGAATCGAAAGCCTTTATCAGTAACTACTGCCTACTACATTCGCAAGCTTCTGCATCAGAACCTTGACCGTCTAACCTCGGTTGTGGCCATGGGAGCCGGGCTTAAAGCAGATGCATTAAGCGATCTAAATTCGGTGATCGAAAGTTTGTATTTAGAGGATGAGGAAATCAATGCAACGGTTCAGCAACTTGACAACCTTGCAGTATTTCACCAAACTCTGAGCCACCAGGGAGCCCGATACCGCCAAGACTTGCAGAAAACAGAGCAGCAAATTTTTTGGCTGCTTGGATTTAGGCCAAAGGAGTCAGTCAACCAGGGGACAATCTTAATTGTGGATGACTCTCAGCTTAACGTCCATCTATTGTCTACCGCTTTAAGCAAGCATGGATATACAACTTGTCATGTTAGTGGCGGTAGGCTGGCTTTAAGCGAAGCAGAGTCTTTAGAACCAGATCTAATCTTACTAGATATTATGATGCCGGAAATGGATGGCTATGAGGTGTGCGAACGGCTCAAGGCTAACCCCGCCACCCGTGATATCCCATTGCTATTTGTCAGCACGATCAATCTTGTTTTGGATAAAGTCAAGGCTTTTAGTCTTGGGGGTGTAGATTACATTACTAAGCCATTTCAACTGGAAGAGGTCTTGGCTCGGATTGACCATCAGATCAAGCTTCGAAATCTGCAGAAGCGATTGGAGGAGCAAAACGTTCGATTGCAACACGAGATTAAAGAACGCAAGAAAGCAGAAACTCAATTTCGCAGCCTATTTGAAAACGCTGTTGATGGCATCTTTCAAACAACAGTGAACGGACAGTATATCAATGCTAACTCAGCGCTTGCCCAGATCTACGGCTATGAATCGCCGGAAGTGCTGATAGCAGCGATCAACAATATTGCTCAGCACCCCTATGTGGAGCCATTGCGACGAGAACAGCTCATGGCTGAACTGCGTCAACATCAGGTGGTTCGAGAGTTTGAATCTCAGATCTATCGAAAAGACGGCAGCATCCTTTGGATCTCAGAAACCATTCGCGTCGTTCAAGAAGCCGACGGCAACTTACTCTACTTTGAGGGAACGGTGCGAAGCCTGACCAAATGATGGAGATTGCCTTGAATAGCAAAGCCATAGTTGCGCCATTTAAAGCGAACTCCATCATCGAATCTACCCCTAACAGGTCAGGCGCTATCTATTGTTAAGCGGAGAGACGCTGCTCTGCATGACGTCCCTCTGCAATTTCCTCAATGACTTTTTTGTTGAAGGCAGGGATATCTTGAGGGTTGCGGCTGGTAACCAGGCCCCGGTCAACCACGACTTCCTGATCTACCCAGTTCGCGCCAGCATTTTGCAAATCTGTTTTTAGAGAGGGCCAGGAGGTCATAGTGCGGCCCCTGACAACATCGGCTTCAACCAGTGTCCAAGGACCGTGACAGATGGCTGCAACCGGCTTACCGGCTTGGAAGAAAGCCTTCACAAACTGAACAGCCTTTTCCTGGGTTCGTAGCTGGTCTGGGTTAACCGTTCCTCCTGGAAGAATTAGCGCGTCGTAATCCTCAGGATTAGCGCTGTCGAGGGTGAGATCTACGGGGATTTCATCGCCCTTGTCGTAGTGGTTCCAGCCTTGAATGGTGCCACTCTTAGGCGCGATGATCGCAGTTTGGGCTCCGGCTTCTTCCAGGGCCTGTTTGGGCTGGGTCAATTCTACCTGTTCAACTCCGTCGGTTGCTAAGATGGCGACCCTTTTATTACTTAGTTGTTCGGTCATAGTCAATCTCTTTTCGTCCCTTTTAGACTAAAGAAGTTGGCATGTGAACGCCGTCCTGCTTGCGGCTTAGTTTGGGTAGCGGGTTGTCTATTGACTAGCACCAGGCAGGTAAGATTCTGGGGTGCAAGGGCTACGTCCTGCGCGATCGCAATACGCAACCTGCACCTGCTGGCGCTGCAGTGCTGCTTCGAGCAGTGGCTTGGTCAGGGTAAAGTCGGTTTCGGGAAAGGGCGCGTGGCAACTGTGACAGCTATTTTGAAGGCTCACCTGGTAACTTGGCTGAGCCGGGCTGAAAGAGCCGTACTCCCAAGTTCCACCCCGTTTCTGCTTGATAAAGACGGTGCCGAGAGACTCTGGCGCATGCCAGGTTTCCATCAGAATTAGCGTACCCTCTGGCAGCGGTTGCCCGGCTTTCACCTGGCTGGCATTTTCAGCAGCGATGAACATTTCTCGAAAACTGCGATCGCTCCGGGTCACCGTGCCGTAGTGAACCCACTGCCGACCGTAGCGTTCTTCACTGACAAAATCGCTGCCGCTAGCCCTCACGTCAGCAGGCAAGTCAACGTCTGTAGAAGGCGTTTCCACCGGTAGCAGGCCGTACTCCGAAGAGTTTAGCCCTTGGGTCAGCGCTATAGCCAGGGTGACTGAGGCGATGAAAAGCGCCAGCAGCGTAAATCCTTTTTGCCGCATCTCTCCCTCCTAAGGCACCAACACCATCGAATGTGCGCCTCGTGTTACCGGAATTGAGTAGCGTGTTGGCACTAGCTGCGGCTGCGGATTGAGCGGGTCGGCGGCAATACGCCAGAAGTCAATTGAGCCACCCTCCACGCGATCATCAAAGTGGTCGTAGTTCACCACTGCAAGGTACTGGCTGGAGGCATCAAAGGCAGCAGCTTCGGGCAAAATGCCGTCAAAGGGATAGTCTGCAACATGGTTCAACTGCCCGGTTTGCGGCTCTAGGGTGAAAAGGCTGATGGACGCAAACCAGGTGATACGCTCATCACCGTAGGGAAGGTAGCTGCGCTCTAAGTTCGTAGTGACCACGTATTGGCCGTTAGGACTTACTGCTAACCCCTCGGGGCTGACGCCAGTCATGGCACGCGACACCAGCGCATGACGAGGCGAACCATCTGCCTGAGTGCCAGCAGCCAGTCGAATGCTGACAACACTGCCGCGCGGTGCTTCAGACCAGGTACCTTCTACATCGGGTCCCCAGAAGAGATTATTGACAATCACATGCCGACCGTCAGGGGTAAACCGGGCCATGTAGGGAGCCTTTTCAATCTTCACGGTATTGCCCCAGGGCTGAAGCTCAAAGCTGCCGCTCTGAGGAGCGACCTGCACGAATGAGACTTCTGCGGCGGTTTCGTTGACCAGTGCCAGCACGTTTTGGGTAGGGTGCCATTCGGCATGAATTAGCCGTTGTTCCCTTGGCAAGGTAGATACCGGAGGATAAATAGGCTGGCCTAACCTGCCATTGTTGAAAGGAATTAGAGCAAGAGGCGTTTCTGTACCATCGCCTTGGGGATTGATGGCAACGGCTACCAGCGAACCATCTGCATTGACGCTGACTGAGTCGGGACGCTCGGCAATGGTTAACGTCTGCACTAGGGTAGGCTGAGCCGGGTCAGCCAGATCAAACACTTTGATGCGATTACCATGCTGCAGGTCGGCGAAGGTTTGGTCTTCCCAGTTTCCCTCTGGACGCTGGGCAAAGGTTTCAACGACAAATACATACCGTCCGTCAGGCGTGGTATCCAACACCACAGGCGGGCCTGCGACGGAGTTGCTCGCCTCCGTTTCATAGGCTTGCAAATCTCTGACATGACCTCCTAGAGGAATCACGCTGAGGGCATCTCGTCCTTCTCGTGGGCCAAGACTGCCATCTATGTAAGCCGATGCAAGCATATCGGCATCGGATACCGAAATCAGGTAGCGGCCTCGAAAGTCAAAGGGGGCTGCCCGATCCGGCGTCTGAGCAACTGCGACTGCAGGCACGACTGTGGCTGCCAACAAACCAAGGACGAACAGACGTTGATACATCATTACGCTCCGTAAAGTGAAACACTCGTTTTACCATAACAGCTCAGCAATGCTGTTGGCCGTATGATGGAAGAAGTATAAGTAAAATAAAACTATCGTTTTACCATGGGACTTGCCCGCTACCGAGCTGAAGTCAGCCGCCAAAAGCAAGAAGCCATCCTCAAGGCAGCGCTAAATGCCTTTTTAGAGCTGGGCTACGATCGCACCACAATCGACTACGTAGCTCAGCAGGCCGAAGTTTCGACCGCCACGCTATACAAGCACTTTCCTAGCAAGGCCGATCTGTTTGGCGGCATTATGGCGCAGGTTTGGCGCACAGACCAGATTAGCGCGAGGCCCATCTCTACGGACTTGCCGTCGCGTGATGCTCTGACAGCCATCGGTCAAGAATATGCTCAGCTGCTGATGAGTCCAACCATTCAAGCCCTGTTTCGGGTCATTATCGCGGAGGCTCCCCGGTTTCCCGAGTTGGGCACTGAGCTGTATTACCGGGGCAAGGAGCCTTTTCTGAAGCGGCTGAACGTTTACCTAGAGGCTCAGAATGAGGCAGGGCAGTTGGCGGTTGGGGAGGTTGCGATCGCAACCCGCCAGTTCCTCGGCATGATCAACGACATCATCTTCTGGCCCCGATTTCTGATTATGGACCTGCAGGTGAGCGAGCAGGAAGTTGAGACGGTGATTGAGAACGCCGTAGAAACGTTTTTAGCCCGCTACGGAGTCGTTCAGTAGCCTACGCGATCTAAAGCGACCAGGGTTACTTAATTTGTGTGAAATCCGCACAGCAGGATAAACGGCAACCGCTATACTGCTGAGATCGCTGCAGCAGGTGCACCTTTGCCGCAGCTCTGCCTGCCAAGCTTCTCCATACCCTTCCATAAAGGGATGGGTACACGCCTCCTACAAGAAAACTGAGCACTATGGCCTACAGGTCAATTGGTTTGGCTGCTTTACTTGGGCTTATGGCCTCTATGGCCGGAGCTTCGGTGGCGCTGGCAAGCCCAGTGAAGGACGATTCTGTGAAGCTCCCTACCCCTGTTGACGACTCCCCCAATCAGCGCCAGCTGGCACCATTTGATTTAGAAGCGGCGGACATTTCCCCCGCGAACCACCCCAATTCTGGGCTTCCTCAGTCGGGCCGCCTCTTAGCCGAGTTTCAGGGGGAGGTTCGCGCGCTCAGCACCGACCAACAGTATGTGTTGACAGACTCCTCTACTGCGGATGCTACCTATCTATACGATCGCTCAGGCAACCTGGTTGCTGAACTGGCAGGGTATCTCAGTGACTTTAGCCCAGATGAGCAATTTGTTGTTGCCAGTTCATTTGAAACCAACACAACGGGTGTATACGACCTTTCTGGCCAACAGGTAGCTATACTGCCAGGCTACCTTACCGGATTTGGTGCAGACGGCCAAAGCCTGACAACCTACTCAGAACCCGAGGATTTAGGGCGGCTTTACGACTTCTCTGGCAAGCTTTTGGCCGAATTTCAGGGGTCAACGATTGCCCTCAGCACCGATGGACAAGTTGTAGCTACCAACAGTAGTGACCAGATTAGCCACGTGTACAACACGGTTAGCGGCCAACTGATTCGTCTAGAAAAGGGATCGCTGCGAGGGGATCGCCCTGTCTTTGTTTTAGAGGATCAGTATGTGGCAACCCACCCTTGGGGGCTAGAAGAGGAAATGGGTTATCTCTACAGCCGAGCAGGTAATGAGGTGGCACAGCTTCGAGGATCTCTAATTAGCGTTAGCCGAGATCAGCAGCACCTGATCACATTTAATAGCAACACTTACCTTTATGATCGTTCTGGTCAGCAAACTGCTCAGCTAGAAGGCCAATTTAGAGCCCTTGGTCTGGATGACCAACACCTAATTACCCACAGTTACGGGGGCAACATCAGCCGCCTTTATGACTTCTCTGGCAGATTAGTTGCCCAGTTCTCAGGGGAATTTGCAGGCTTCAGCCCAGACGGCCAAGGAATCTTGACGAACTTCTGTGCCGATGGAAACAGCTGCCTCTTTGACTTAAACGGCAGCGAAGTCGCTCAGTTTCAGGGATGGTTTAGCGACTTTAGCCCTGATGGGCAGCATCTACTCACAACCACTGAAAATACCAGCTATCTCTACAGGCTTTCTGGTGAATGGGTGGGTCAGTATGAGGGCGGCAGAGGGACTTACAGTGCTGATGGTCAACACTTTGTTACCTCATCGTTTGGGGAGGATGTTTTGAATGTTTACGACCGCTTCGGCAACCCGGTTGACCAACTGCGAGGGCAGCTCTCCATTTTTGTCCCCAATCAGCCGCAGGTGATTACCTATTCCGAACGTCAGGGGGCCAGCTATCTTTATGACCTTTCAGATGACTAGCAAGTTTGTCTCATTGGGGTTTTGATAGCTATCTCTGCTTGCTTCATCTATCCACTCCAGCCTGTAGCTTAATAATCTGAAAGTCGCTGCAGTGGCTATAGCGGGCCTTTGTTCTTGACCTGGTCGTAAAGGGTTTCCATCGCCTCTAAAAAAGAGTTGTCGCGGTGCCAGAAGGCGGGGTAATCGCCCTGTTTTTTCACGGCGATGCCGGAGACACGAGTTTCGGGCAGCGGCTCCATGGTTTGGGGCAGGCGTTTGGCCCCCTGCCAAAAGTCGCGCAGGCTGGTGATGGGTGCTGCTGGAGCCGTTTGCAGACGGGTGTAGTACGAAGTAACGGGCTGGGGCGGGCGTTGCTCTAGCTGAAGTTCGGCAGAGAGGGCTTGGCCTAGGGGAGATTTAGCCAGTTCCTTGTGCAGGTCTGCTCGCGACAGCCCCCGCAGCTCAAACAGCAGAAAGGGGTCGCGATCAAGTTCGGCGGCGACTAGGTAATAAACTCCGGCGATGTGCTTGCAGGGGTTGCCCCAATCGGGGCAGGAGCAATTGGCCTTGAAATCCTTGCGACTGTGGGGCAGTAGCGTTAGCCCCAAGGTGGCAAAGGAGTCTTCGATGTTGTCGGGAATTTCGTTGAGCAGCAGGCGGGAGATTAGGCTGGCTTTCGAGGCAATGAGTGCGATCGCAACTCCCCACTTCGCCTTACTGATTGGCTGAAACTCAATTGTGGTGCTGTAGAGCGGCTCTTTGTAAACCCCATAATAGGGATTGACGGAACCTTTGACCTGAGCAGTTACTAACCCGTCTCGGATTTCAAAGTGGCTGACCTTGCCGTTATTGGCGTAGGATCGGCCCCGGCTTAAGCGGCCTGAGTCAGAAAGTTCTTCCATTGCTTCAATAAATTTCAGGCCCCACCAAGTACGGCTGAATTTGCTCATGGGTTCACTCCATAATGGCGCTCTTGTTAAGCGCGATGAGTTGCCTAAAGGCGTCGTTATCCAACTCAGTCAGCCAAGATTCATCAGCTCCAACGATGGCTCCTGCTAGCTTTTTCTTGTCCTCAATCATCTCGTCAATGCGTTCCTCCAGCGTCCCCACAGCAACGAACTTGTGGACAAAGACATTCTTCTGCTGGCCGATGCGGAAGGCTCGGTCGGTAGCCTGGTCTTCAACGGCCGGGTTCCACCAGCGATCGAAGTGGAAGACGTGGTTAGCTTTGGTCAGGGTAATGCCTACACCCCCCGCTTTTAGGGACAGCACAAAGATCGAAGGCTCAGTTTCGGGGTCTTGAAATTCGCGGATCATCTGCTCCCGTTTGGGCTGGGTGGTGCCGCCGTGCAGGTAGTAGGTGTTGCGGCGACAGGTGTGGCGCAGATACTTTTCCAAAGCATCCCCCAGCTCTCGGAACTGGGTGAAAATCAGCAGGCTTTCGCCTTCTTCCACGGCCTCTTCGACCATTTCACTGAGGCGGGTGAGCTTGTGCGATCGCTCGGGGGTAAACTCGCTGCCGTCCTGCAAAAACTGCATGGGGTGGTTGCACACCTGCTTCAGCTTGGTGAGGGTAGCCAAAATCAGGCCCTTGCGCTGAATGCCCTCGGTTTGCAGGATCTGCTCCTCAACATCTTTGACTACCGCTTCGTAGAGCGATGCCTGTTCCTTGGTGAGGTTGCAGTACAGCTTTTGCTCAACCTTATCGGGCAGGTCTTTGATGATGGACTGGTCGGTTTTCACCCGTCGTAGAATAAACGGTTCCACCAGCTTTTTCAGAGTAGTTGACTGGCGCGGGTCGCCGCTTTTCTGGATAGGTAGCTCAAAGCTGCGGCGAAACTGGGTCTGGTTGCCCAGGTAGCCCGGATTGAGAAAGTTGAAGATCGACCACAGATCGAGCAGGCGGTTTTCGATGGGGGTGCCTGTCAGGGCCAGCCGATGGGGAGCCTCTAGCTTCAGGATGGATTTGGTCAGGGCGGCTTTGGGGTTTTTGATGTTCTGGGCTTCATCCAGCACGATGCGGTGCCACTGAATATCGTTCAGCAGCTTGGCATCTTTGCGGGCCAGGGCAAAGGAGGTGATCAGCACGTCGTGGTCGCGGCAGATCTGCTTGAAGGTTTTGGCATCTTTGGCCCGTTCGCTGCCGTGGTGCACAGCCGCTTTGAGGTTGGGGGCGAACTTCTGAATTTCTCTGGCCCAGTTGCCCACCACCGAAGTCGGAGCGATCAGCAGCGTCGGCGGAATTTTGGCAGGCTGACCCGGCTCTTCCAGGGCTTCTCGCTCTTGCAATAGGCGGGCGATTACCTGGATGGTTTTGCCTAGGCCCATGTCGTCGGCCAGACAGCCGTTTAAACCCAGCTGCTCTAGATACTGCAGCCAGGAGACGCCTCGCTTTTGGTACTCGCGCAGCTGGCCTGCTAGGGTTTGAGGATTGTCGATAGGCTGGAGTCGGTTTTTGTCGCCTAGCTTAGCCAGCATATCGGCCAGACTGTTGTCTCGATCCACATCGATTTCTAGGCTGTCGTCTTCTCCTGCCGTTAGCTTCATGAAGTCGAGCAGGCTTAGCTCTGGGTTTTCTTGCTGCTGGGCCTGCCAAAACTCGAGCATTTGCTTCATTTTGTCTTGGTCTAGCTCCATCCACTGGCCCCGAAACTGAACTAGGGGCGTTTTGGCGTTGACTAGCTGGTGCCACTCCTGCTCGCTAACGGGTTCGCCGCCGATGGCCAGGTCATACTGATACTCCACCAGCCGATCCAATGAGAAGTAGGACTTGGCCTTATCCTCGCCGCCGCTGAGGGACTTGCCCTTAGCGCGCAGCCGCACCTTGGCCCGCTGCCTGCCCTGGGGAGTCCACCAGGCCGGAACGACCACCTTGTATCCGGCATCTTCTAGCACCCAGGCCGCCTCTTTGAGAAAACCAAAGGCTGCCTCCAGATTCAGAAAAATGCCTACAGGTTCGTCGGTTTCTAGCCCGCGCCACAGGTCTGAGTAGATCCGGGCGGCATAACCCAGGTTCAGCAAGAGCTGTTGCTCAAAGTCTTGCCCCATGTGAGCCTGCACATGCTGACGCTGCTCGGCCCGCATTCGCCAATAGTCTTCTAGCGCTACCCGCAGGGAGGGGTCTTGCTTAGCGGCCACTTGAAACTGAAGCTCCCAAGCATCTTCGGGTGTGGCCGGATCTCGCAGCTGAAAGCAGAGGTAAAACGCTTGGTCGGTCTGGGTGCGGGAGATGCGATCGCGCCACGCCTGCCACTGCCGGTACTGCTCTAGCCTCGCTGCCGACCCCCAAGCTTTGCCGCCTGGGCTTAAACAATCGTGGATCAGAGACTCTGCAATGGTCTTCTCATACGCCTGGGTAATAGGGGCATGGGTGACAATCTCGGTCAGCAGGCATTCGGCAAAGTGGCGCAGGAGGGAGTTGCGATCGTAAAACTGAGGCGTTTCTGGCACTTCTGCAAAGCCCGCTGCACAGGCCAACGGCATGTACTCCAGCGACTGCTGTATCAGATCTTCGTAATCCGCCCCGATAAACTCCCAACCCGGATAAATCTCAAACTTGCCCCCTACCGGCTTCGCCTCGACCTCAATCGTTTGACTAGCCGCCGCTCGCTTCTTTCCCGTTGCCGCCGCCTTCTTTTGTCCCGCAGCAGCCGCACTCCGGCTTGCCCGCCCCCCAGTTCCCTTGCTCCCCGGCTTCCCCTTCTTACTCTCTGCCTGCTTACCTTCTACCTTCCCCAGCTCCCGATACCGTAGAGCCGGAATATACTGGTCCCTGACAATAATCCGCTTTAGGCCCTGGGTGAAGTGAAACCAAAACAGCAGGTCTATGCCGAGCTGAATTTCGGCCAGGTTGTGCAGCGCTAAAAAGTGCAGATCGTTGAGCAGGGGAATGACGGTATTGACCAGTCCACCTCGTTTCGCAGGCCCAACCGTTGGGTAGCAGTCTACCTGCCAGTACTGAAACTCAAAGGT from Pseudanabaena sp. FACHB-2040 encodes:
- a CDS encoding lactonase family protein, which translates into the protein MMYQRLFVLGLLAATVVPAVAVAQTPDRAAPFDFRGRYLISVSDADMLASAYIDGSLGPREGRDALSVIPLGGHVRDLQAYETEASNSVAGPPVVLDTTPDGRYVFVVETFAQRPEGNWEDQTFADLQHGNRIKVFDLADPAQPTLVQTLTIAERPDSVSVNADGSLVAVAINPQGDGTETPLALIPFNNGRLGQPIYPPVSTLPREQRLIHAEWHPTQNVLALVNETAAEVSFVQVAPQSGSFELQPWGNTVKIEKAPYMARFTPDGRHVIVNNLFWGPDVEGTWSEAPRGSVVSIRLAAGTQADGSPRHALVSRAMTGVSPEGLAVSPNGQYVVTTNLERSYLPYGDERITWFASISLFTLEPQTGQLNHVADYPFDGILPEAAAFDASSQYLAVVNYDHFDDRVEGGSIDFWRIAADPLNPQPQLVPTRYSIPVTRGAHSMVLVP
- a CDS encoding type 1 glutamine amidotransferase domain-containing protein, with amino-acid sequence MTEQLSNKRVAILATDGVEQVELTQPKQALEEAGAQTAIIAPKSGTIQGWNHYDKGDEIPVDLTLDSANPEDYDALILPGGTVNPDQLRTQEKAVQFVKAFFQAGKPVAAICHGPWTLVEADVVRGRTMTSWPSLKTDLQNAGANWVDQEVVVDRGLVTSRNPQDIPAFNKKVIEEIAEGRHAEQRLSA
- a CDS encoding SWIM zinc finger family protein; protein product: MSKFSRTWWGLKFIEAMEELSDSGRLSRGRSYANNGKVSHFEIRDGLVTAQVKGSVNPYYGVYKEPLYSTTIEFQPISKAKWGVAIALIASKASLISRLLLNEIPDNIEDSFATLGLTLLPHSRKDFKANCSCPDWGNPCKHIAGVYYLVAAELDRDPFLLFELRGLSRADLHKELAKSPLGQALSAELQLEQRPPQPVTSYYTRLQTAPAAPITSLRDFWQGAKRLPQTMEPLPETRVSGIAVKKQGDYPAFWHRDNSFLEAMETLYDQVKNKGPL
- a CDS encoding TetR/AcrR family transcriptional regulator — translated: MGLARYRAEVSRQKQEAILKAALNAFLELGYDRTTIDYVAQQAEVSTATLYKHFPSKADLFGGIMAQVWRTDQISARPISTDLPSRDALTAIGQEYAQLLMSPTIQALFRVIIAEAPRFPELGTELYYRGKEPFLKRLNVYLEAQNEAGQLAVGEVAIATRQFLGMINDIIFWPRFLIMDLQVSEQEVETVIENAVETFLARYGVVQ
- a CDS encoding cytochrome P460 family protein, producing the protein MRQKGFTLLALFIASVTLAIALTQGLNSSEYGLLPVETPSTDVDLPADVRASGSDFVSEERYGRQWVHYGTVTRSDRSFREMFIAAENASQVKAGQPLPEGTLILMETWHAPESLGTVFIKQKRGGTWEYGSFSPAQPSYQVSLQNSCHSCHAPFPETDFTLTKPLLEAALQRQQVQVAYCDRAGRSPCTPESYLPGASQ
- a CDS encoding GAF domain-containing hybrid sensor histidine kinase/response regulator, with the protein product MNLSTRNKIAAGLTTALLLLIAMAGASCWNLATSPQILMLVVAASSVSAVLVIIRDVTNRKQIETTLRESETVIRELYEVTIAQSLSAEERFQQLLGIGCRHFGLDFGVLAHIEDNRYEVISVQTPDNSIAPNDVFDVKQTYCVETLKSSEPVDIVHANQSAWCFHPCYAALQIESYIGSRLWVNGKIYGTLCFYSRTPRRAPFKAFDRELLRLMAQWCGGEIERQQVNLALQQQLHQAFDQNIALEQARREAETANRAKSAFLAMMSHEIRTPMNGVVGMTELLLDTPLTAQQQDFVETICNSSEALLTIINDILDFSKIESGKLELEAQPLNLGRCVKEAIDLLAPQAAAKGLELAYLVEGYIPNTVVGDVTRLRQILVNLLNNAVKFTQSGEVVVTATAQQLKTEAVANRSRLGTEAEGLYEIQFAVRDTGIGIPSDRHDQLFKAFSQVNVSVTREYGGTGLGLAISSRLSELMGGHMWMESQADQGSTFYFTFVARAIADATSCPPERAAQIPVLAQTLPLKILLAEDHIVNQKMLLLLLLRMGYHADLATNGLEVLTALHHQPYDVVLMDVQMPKMDGLTAAQHICQGWSAETRPRIIAITANAMQGDREQCLAAGMDDYISKPIRREELIAALRRCSPLNIAASERSAIASTSDLASSPEVEATEKGVLDPESLDQLRHLAGDSAPEFLVEAIDCYLDEAPKLLQAIRSSSVAQDTATFRRSAHTLKSGSATVGATVLAQLCEQLEHRSQGQPLAAENDLSRLEGEYAKVQSALHKVRQEALMLLVSTRAELVSQG
- a CDS encoding response regulator — protein: MGAGLKADALSDLNSVIESLYLEDEEINATVQQLDNLAVFHQTLSHQGARYRQDLQKTEQQIFWLLGFRPKESVNQGTILIVDDSQLNVHLLSTALSKHGYTTCHVSGGRLALSEAESLEPDLILLDIMMPEMDGYEVCERLKANPATRDIPLLFVSTINLVLDKVKAFSLGGVDYITKPFQLEEVLARIDHQIKLRNLQKRLEEQNVRLQHEIKERKKAETQFRSLFENAVDGIFQTTVNGQYINANSALAQIYGYESPEVLIAAINNIAQHPYVEPLRREQLMAELRQHQVVREFESQIYRKDGSILWISETIRVVQEADGNLLYFEGTVRSLTK